From Marivirga harenae, one genomic window encodes:
- a CDS encoding PAS domain S-box protein yields the protein MNYRPKKNQNRNKLLGTAIAVSLFTAIVFSTIILISYQYYQKQKAVQLQSELNFVIENIRKILSNSNLAAFSVGLTINTDQDTVSNFDYVAEEIMNNHPYLFGVQILEKGEIKYVYPYSVHQSVLGYDILKNSNTKIEAEKAINNKKIYYAGPLDFRQEGKGIVGRLPIFYEGNFWGFSAVLIKIDDFLEAAGINNTHVDGINILFSKKNPNTGKEEFFTSNEAEGTLTLDYIFAESGWKLTAYYKQDPAVYVLLAVTIFLAISSSVGSGLYTYQILKKPEKLESLLSEKTKEIEENNEYLTSMVAAIPDLIFIYDKDARYLDFHAYQDSLLFYNPKDFIGKSIFHLFDKDFAKATYEVIQRAISTSEIVQHSYYLDFKEGRKYFESRFKSINSEKVLAVVREVTETKLSAKRLQKSEQKYRNLVSQASDAIFLSDEKGNLQELNQKGLELTGIAVEELEKYNLLDIIKFENEQQKPFLDVLLAKGHIFEEVSLKSLRGREITAEINCKVTPERQIHGIIRDVTGRNKIFKSIQSQNERLKEIAWIQSHEVRAPLARLLGLIDYLEKYDGISQTEKFKIIDSIRGSALELDAIIRDVVNKTELAEITPSKDEYIQ from the coding sequence ATGAACTATCGACCAAAAAAAAATCAAAATAGAAATAAGCTACTTGGTACAGCGATTGCAGTGAGTTTATTTACTGCGATAGTTTTTTCTACAATTATCCTAATAAGCTACCAATACTATCAAAAACAAAAAGCAGTACAACTGCAGTCAGAGCTTAATTTCGTAATTGAGAACATCCGTAAAATACTAAGCAATAGTAATTTGGCAGCTTTTTCAGTTGGCTTAACAATCAATACTGATCAAGATACTGTAAGCAATTTTGACTATGTTGCTGAAGAAATTATGAATAATCATCCGTACTTATTTGGAGTGCAGATTTTAGAGAAGGGAGAAATCAAATACGTTTATCCCTATAGCGTTCATCAAAGCGTACTTGGATATGATATTCTAAAAAATTCCAATACTAAAATTGAAGCGGAAAAAGCTATCAATAATAAAAAGATTTATTACGCAGGCCCATTAGATTTTCGGCAAGAAGGGAAAGGTATTGTTGGAAGGTTACCAATTTTTTATGAAGGTAATTTTTGGGGATTTTCTGCTGTATTGATAAAAATCGATGATTTTTTAGAAGCAGCGGGAATAAATAATACTCACGTAGATGGGATCAATATCTTGTTTTCGAAAAAGAATCCCAATACAGGAAAAGAAGAATTTTTTACATCGAATGAAGCGGAGGGTACCTTAACGCTAGACTATATTTTTGCTGAGTCCGGCTGGAAACTTACAGCCTATTATAAGCAGGACCCTGCAGTCTACGTGCTCTTAGCAGTTACCATTTTTTTAGCAATTTCATCTTCTGTGGGGAGCGGACTCTATACTTATCAAATATTAAAGAAACCGGAAAAATTAGAGTCACTCTTGTCAGAAAAAACCAAAGAAATTGAGGAAAATAATGAATACTTAACTTCTATGGTTGCTGCCATCCCCGATTTAATTTTTATTTACGATAAGGATGCGCGTTATCTTGATTTTCATGCTTATCAGGATAGCTTGCTGTTTTATAATCCTAAAGATTTTATTGGAAAATCTATTTTCCATCTATTTGACAAAGATTTTGCTAAAGCCACCTATGAAGTAATACAAAGGGCAATCAGTACATCAGAAATTGTTCAACATTCATATTATCTTGATTTCAAAGAGGGGAGAAAGTATTTTGAATCTAGGTTTAAGTCAATCAATTCAGAAAAGGTCTTAGCGGTTGTCAGGGAAGTAACTGAAACGAAATTATCCGCCAAGAGACTGCAAAAGAGTGAACAGAAATATAGGAATCTTGTCTCACAAGCTTCTGACGCCATTTTTCTTTCTGATGAAAAAGGAAATTTGCAGGAATTGAATCAAAAAGGACTTGAATTAACTGGAATCGCTGTAGAGGAATTAGAGAAATACAACTTATTAGATATTATCAAATTTGAAAATGAACAACAAAAACCCTTTTTAGATGTTTTGCTTGCTAAAGGTCACATTTTTGAAGAAGTTTCTCTAAAGTCTTTAAGGGGTAGAGAAATTACAGCAGAAATAAATTGTAAAGTTACACCTGAAAGACAAATCCACGGGATCATAAGGGACGTAACAGGTCGAAATAAGATCTTTAAATCTATTCAAAGTCAAAACGAAAGATTAAAAGAAATAGCGTGGATACAAAGCCATGAGGTCAGAGCACCTCTTGCGAGGCTCTTGGGACTCATAGATTATCTGGAAAAATATGACGGTATTAGTCAAACCGAAAAATTCAAAATTATCGACTCAATTCGTGGAAGTGCATTGGAGTTGGACGCTATAATTAGAGATGTAGTAAATAAAACAGAATTAGCGGAGATAACACCAAGCAAAGATGAATATATACAATAA
- a CDS encoding helix-turn-helix transcriptional regulator, producing the protein MTNKVRVERAVKGISQAELAEIIGVSRQTINSIESNKYILSTVLALKISEYFCKSVNEIFFLSADDR; encoded by the coding sequence ATGACCAATAAAGTAAGAGTTGAAAGAGCCGTAAAAGGAATTTCTCAAGCGGAGTTAGCTGAAATTATTGGTGTTTCTCGCCAGACTATAAATTCTATTGAAAGCAATAAATACATACTATCGACAGTATTGGCTTTGAAAATATCTGAGTACTTCTGCAAGTCAGTAAATGAAATTTTCTTTCTTTCTGCTGATGATCGGTAG
- a CDS encoding TldD/PmbA family protein: MAILSKEEAKQILEKVMGFSTADSLEAGLSGSGRGNIRYARNTVTTSGFNDDISLGVTANFGKRSASSTINEFDDESLKKVVKRAEELAKLAPENPEFMEPLGPQQYKESKTFYQSTADISPEYRADLANKSIQPAKAKDVTAAGYLEDTAGFSSIMNSKGLFAYSQESELEFTVTMRTNDGTGSGWVSRDYNDVKQFNGEEASAIALEKAIMSREAKAIEPGKYTVIMEPAASVQLLGNMLFNMGARQADEGRSFLSKKGGGTKLGEKLVDERVQIYSDPFNEIVPANAWNGDGLARERTNWIENGVVKNMSYSRYWAEKQGVEPVPGPANGIMLGGDATTEDLIKSTKRGILVTRLWYIRTVDPQTLLYTGLTRDGTFYIENGKIKHPIKNMRFNESPIIMLNNLEELGQQQRINGNLIPVMKIRDFTFTSLSDAV, encoded by the coding sequence ATGGCAATATTATCTAAAGAAGAAGCAAAGCAAATATTGGAAAAAGTGATGGGCTTTTCCACTGCTGATAGCTTGGAAGCAGGCCTTTCAGGAAGTGGCAGAGGCAATATTCGTTATGCAAGAAATACAGTAACTACGAGTGGTTTTAATGATGATATCAGTTTAGGAGTGACGGCAAATTTTGGTAAAAGATCTGCTTCTTCCACAATAAATGAGTTTGATGATGAATCGCTTAAAAAAGTAGTAAAAAGAGCAGAGGAATTGGCGAAACTTGCACCAGAAAATCCTGAGTTCATGGAGCCTTTAGGTCCTCAGCAATATAAAGAATCAAAAACTTTTTATCAGAGCACCGCGGACATCAGTCCAGAATACAGGGCGGATTTGGCTAACAAAAGTATTCAGCCAGCTAAAGCAAAAGATGTTACTGCTGCCGGATATTTAGAAGATACCGCTGGGTTTTCTAGTATCATGAATTCAAAAGGGCTATTTGCTTATTCTCAAGAGTCGGAACTAGAATTTACGGTAACAATGAGAACTAATGACGGGACTGGTTCCGGATGGGTTTCAAGGGATTACAATGATGTTAAGCAGTTTAATGGTGAAGAAGCTTCTGCTATTGCGCTTGAAAAAGCTATAATGAGTAGAGAGGCTAAAGCTATTGAACCAGGGAAATATACGGTAATTATGGAACCGGCCGCTTCAGTACAACTTCTGGGAAATATGTTATTCAATATGGGAGCGAGACAAGCTGATGAAGGCAGAAGTTTCTTATCCAAGAAGGGTGGTGGCACAAAGTTAGGAGAAAAATTAGTAGACGAAAGGGTCCAGATATATTCAGATCCTTTTAATGAAATTGTTCCAGCTAATGCGTGGAATGGAGATGGTCTAGCTAGAGAAAGAACGAATTGGATTGAAAATGGTGTAGTTAAAAATATGTCTTACAGCCGCTATTGGGCAGAAAAACAAGGAGTTGAACCAGTTCCAGGTCCAGCAAACGGGATCATGCTAGGAGGAGATGCGACAACCGAGGATTTAATTAAAAGCACCAAAAGAGGAATTTTAGTTACACGCTTGTGGTACATCAGGACCGTAGATCCGCAAACTTTACTTTATACAGGATTAACAAGAGACGGAACTTTCTACATTGAAAACGGTAAAATCAAGCACCCAATTAAGAATATGCGTTTCAATGAAAGTCCTATTATTATGTTAAATAACTTGGAAGAATTGGGACAACAACAGCGAATAAACGGAAATCTTATCCCAGTTATGAAAATTCGCGACTTTACTTTTACAAGTCTATCAGATGCTGTGTAA
- a CDS encoding TldD/PmbA family protein, translated as MKRREFLQLAGMGVGGALLTVPLLGNAVDMDRLLESPLDILEKKRLADVGLNAAKANGATYADVRIGRYLNQYIFTREDKLQNAVNTESFGVGIRVIANGTWGFASTRDVSEAGIQSAAETATAIAKANGKIQTEPVQLAPVQSYGEVSWKTPLEKNAVAVPLKEKVDLLLSANAEAINNGANFVNSALFMINEQKYFASTEGSYIDQDVHRIWPNFNVTAIDPDSGKYKSRQALSSPMGMGFEYMDPRPGSKKEGPGGTMHYFDRYDMIEDAGLAGKQTKEMLKADSIKAGKYDLVLDPNHLGLTIHESIGHATELDRVLGYEANYAGTSFATLDKWKGKDFKYGSDIVNVFADKTQEGSLGAVGYDDEGVKTKRWDLIKDGVLVNYQAIRDQAHIINEDESHGCCYSQSWNDVQFQRMPNVSLAPGKESYSPDDMIKDVEKGIYIVGRGSYSIDQQRYNFQFGGTLFFEIENGKIKGPVNDVAYQSNTQEFWNSCSKICDKNDYKTFGSFFDGKGQPSQISAVSHGSATTRFDGVNVINTARNI; from the coding sequence ATGAAGAGAAGAGAGTTTTTACAACTAGCAGGAATGGGAGTAGGCGGTGCTTTGTTGACGGTGCCTTTATTGGGTAATGCAGTGGACATGGACCGACTTTTGGAAAGCCCTTTAGATATCTTAGAAAAGAAAAGATTAGCTGACGTAGGATTAAACGCTGCCAAAGCTAATGGTGCCACTTATGCTGATGTCCGCATAGGAAGATATTTAAATCAATATATTTTTACCCGTGAGGACAAACTTCAAAATGCAGTGAATACTGAGTCTTTCGGAGTGGGTATAAGAGTAATTGCCAATGGTACGTGGGGTTTTGCCTCTACGCGCGATGTAAGCGAAGCAGGAATTCAATCTGCCGCAGAAACAGCGACCGCTATTGCTAAAGCGAACGGAAAAATACAAACTGAACCAGTGCAATTAGCTCCTGTTCAATCTTACGGAGAAGTAAGCTGGAAAACACCTCTCGAGAAAAATGCTGTAGCTGTTCCGTTAAAAGAAAAAGTAGATTTACTTCTTTCTGCTAATGCCGAAGCTATTAATAATGGTGCAAATTTTGTAAACAGTGCACTATTTATGATCAATGAACAAAAATATTTTGCCAGTACAGAAGGATCCTATATTGACCAGGATGTTCATAGAATCTGGCCTAATTTCAATGTGACTGCAATTGACCCCGATAGCGGCAAATACAAGTCAAGACAGGCATTGAGTTCACCAATGGGGATGGGATTTGAGTATATGGATCCTAGACCGGGAAGTAAAAAAGAAGGCCCAGGTGGTACCATGCATTATTTTGATCGTTATGATATGATTGAAGATGCCGGACTTGCGGGTAAGCAAACTAAGGAGATGTTAAAAGCTGATTCTATCAAAGCTGGGAAATATGATCTTGTTTTGGATCCTAATCACCTTGGCTTAACGATACATGAGAGTATTGGTCATGCTACAGAGCTAGACAGAGTTCTCGGATACGAAGCCAATTATGCCGGAACTAGTTTTGCAACTTTGGATAAATGGAAAGGCAAAGATTTTAAATATGGTAGTGATATTGTAAATGTGTTTGCAGATAAAACGCAAGAGGGTTCGTTAGGAGCTGTAGGCTATGATGATGAAGGAGTGAAAACCAAAAGATGGGATTTGATTAAAGATGGAGTTCTAGTGAACTATCAAGCTATTCGGGATCAAGCCCACATTATTAATGAGGATGAATCCCATGGATGTTGTTATTCTCAGAGCTGGAATGATGTTCAATTTCAAAGAATGCCTAATGTTTCTTTAGCTCCTGGAAAAGAAAGCTACAGTCCTGATGACATGATTAAAGATGTAGAAAAGGGAATTTATATTGTAGGTCGTGGGTCTTACTCTATTGATCAGCAGCGCTATAACTTTCAATTTGGGGGTACATTATTCTTTGAGATCGAAAATGGAAAAATAAAAGGCCCTGTCAATGATGTGGCTTACCAGTCGAATACGCAAGAATTTTGGAATTCTTGTTCTAAAATATGTGATAAAAACGATTATAAAACGTTTGGATCCTTCTTTGACGGAAAGGGACAGCCATCACAAATTAGTGCGGTATCTCATGGAAGTGCTACTACTCGTTTCGATGGTGTGAATGTGATCAACACAGCAAGAAATATTTAA
- the dinB gene encoding DNA polymerase IV: MEKKRERKIIHIDMDAFFASVEQMDQPELTGKPVAVGGNRQRGVVAAASYEARKFGVHSAMPSKIAALKCNNLIFVKPRFERYRELSHLIREIFFRYTDLVEPLSLDEAYLDVTENKLGIETATEIAIQIKSEIKSEIGLIASAGVSVNKFLAKIASDYRKPDGLFIIKPHQVIPFIEQLPIEKFFGVGKKTAEKMHKLNIKTGADLQSKSYKELIKHFGKQGRYFYSVSHGEDNRRVNPNRIRKSVGAESTFSVSLKNKSEIWEALQPIAEKCWKRYKQSEANAHTLTLKIKFDDFQQITRSKTFEDGIESANTFDKGLESLMDVFDLNQSVRLVGCSLSNFEIIEKANKDGQLTLRF, from the coding sequence TTGGAAAAGAAAAGAGAACGCAAAATAATACACATAGATATGGATGCTTTTTTTGCATCAGTAGAGCAAATGGACCAGCCGGAATTAACAGGAAAGCCTGTTGCTGTAGGTGGAAACCGGCAAAGAGGAGTTGTAGCAGCCGCTAGCTATGAAGCGAGAAAGTTTGGAGTCCATTCCGCAATGCCTTCAAAAATAGCTGCCTTAAAATGCAATAATCTGATTTTTGTTAAACCTAGATTTGAAAGATATAGGGAACTTAGTCACCTGATTAGGGAGATATTTTTTAGATATACTGATTTGGTTGAGCCTTTGTCATTAGATGAAGCATATTTGGACGTCACTGAAAATAAATTGGGTATAGAAACAGCAACTGAAATAGCTATTCAAATCAAAAGTGAAATAAAAAGTGAAATTGGTCTTATTGCATCAGCTGGAGTATCCGTAAATAAATTTTTGGCTAAAATAGCTTCAGATTACAGGAAGCCTGATGGGCTATTTATCATAAAACCTCATCAAGTAATTCCTTTTATTGAGCAATTGCCTATTGAGAAATTTTTTGGAGTCGGTAAAAAAACGGCTGAAAAAATGCATAAATTAAATATTAAAACGGGAGCAGATTTACAGTCGAAATCGTATAAAGAACTAATCAAGCATTTTGGCAAACAAGGAAGGTACTTCTATTCGGTAAGTCATGGTGAGGATAACAGAAGAGTTAATCCCAATAGAATTAGAAAATCCGTAGGAGCAGAAAGTACATTCTCAGTTAGCCTCAAAAACAAGTCAGAAATTTGGGAAGCATTACAACCTATAGCAGAAAAATGCTGGAAACGCTATAAACAAAGCGAGGCTAATGCTCATACGCTAACACTCAAAATCAAATTCGATGACTTTCAACAAATAACGAGAAGTAAAACTTTTGAAGACGGAATAGAATCTGCCAACACTTTTGACAAGGGATTAGAAAGTTTAATGGACGTATTTGATTTGAATCAATCGGTGAGACTAGTTGGATGTTCTTTATCGAATTTTGAAATAATAGAGAAAGCAAATAAAGACGGACAGCTTACTTTACGTTTTTGA
- a CDS encoding caspase family protein, which translates to MNKKVQILILLVMFIGHIGLAQTFSGRSNSVAVDYSTEKRGGEAEIATSEKKETIKDALRSSSEPTYHALIIGVSKYEYSGANLPNLDKPTKDAEELYSVLTTKYNFDPKNVTLLKDPNRETVIDTFHGLADIVTEKDNLMIFYAGHGYYDKPKDFGYWLPSDAKAESTANWIPNSTIKDYISAIPSKHTLLITDACFGGSIFKTRAVGGMSQLKVHELYKDRSRKAITSGSLTEVPDESFFVYMLIKTLDENEFDYLPASTVFARIYEPVMNNAPTVPQFGVIQGAGDEGGDFIFIRRK; encoded by the coding sequence ATGAACAAGAAGGTTCAAATATTAATCCTTTTAGTGATGTTTATAGGTCATATAGGATTAGCCCAGACTTTTTCGGGTAGAAGTAATAGCGTAGCGGTGGATTATTCTACCGAAAAACGGGGAGGAGAAGCCGAAATAGCTACTTCTGAAAAAAAGGAAACTATTAAGGATGCCTTAAGATCGTCATCAGAACCAACCTATCATGCTTTGATAATTGGCGTTTCTAAGTATGAATATTCTGGAGCGAATCTTCCAAATTTGGATAAACCTACGAAAGATGCGGAAGAGTTATATTCAGTACTAACTACGAAATACAATTTTGATCCTAAAAATGTGACTTTGTTAAAGGACCCAAATAGAGAAACAGTAATTGATACTTTCCATGGTCTTGCAGATATTGTAACTGAGAAAGATAATTTAATGATCTTTTATGCTGGTCATGGTTATTACGATAAACCAAAAGACTTCGGCTATTGGCTACCATCAGATGCGAAAGCTGAAAGTACGGCAAATTGGATTCCTAATAGTACGATAAAAGATTATATAAGTGCGATTCCATCTAAACATACTTTATTGATTACAGATGCCTGTTTTGGAGGTAGCATTTTTAAGACTAGAGCTGTTGGTGGAATGAGTCAATTGAAAGTTCATGAACTCTACAAAGACAGAAGTAGAAAGGCAATTACAAGCGGTAGCTTAACTGAGGTTCCGGATGAAAGTTTCTTCGTATACATGTTAATTAAAACATTGGACGAAAATGAATTTGATTATTTGCCTGCGTCTACTGTTTTCGCAAGGATATACGAGCCTGTAATGAATAATGCACCTACTGTTCCGCAATTTGGAGTGATTCAAGGTGCCGGAGATGAAGGCGGAGATTTCATATTTATTAGAAGAAAATAA